One genomic region from Tachysurus fulvidraco isolate hzauxx_2018 chromosome 14, HZAU_PFXX_2.0, whole genome shotgun sequence encodes:
- the npl gene encoding N-acetylneuraminate lyase yields the protein MCPESEMITGLIAATFTPLTPQGELNLAVIGQYVDYLLEKQRVRCVFVNGTTGEGCSLTLQERKQLAEEWCRQGKGRLDQVIVHVGCLSLKDSQELARHAASVGADAIAVISPSFFKPKNAEALQMFLKAVGEAAPQLPLYYYHLPSMTGLKLNVREVLEDIEKKVPSFRGLKFSGVDLSDLGQCVSYCRPRGWSVLYGVDEQLLGALALGVNGAVGSTYNYVGYFMNKMLSAFEKGDLTLARSLQFKLQDVLTFANGLGFDLAMNKQVMSVCSGLPMGPPRLPLLPSPPDAVQDVVKKLHQDMGTCPN from the exons ATGTGTCCAGAGTCAGAAATGATCACCGGTCTGATCGCGGCTACGTTCACACCCCTCACACCACAAGG TGAGCTGAACCTGGCGGTGATCGGACAGTACGTGGACTACCTGCTGGAGAAGCAGAGAGTGCGCTGTGTGTTCG tGAACGGGACGACGGGTGAAGGCTGCTCTCTAACCCTTCAGGAACGGAAGCAGCTGGCGGAGGAATGGTGTCGTCAGGGCAAAGGGAG acttGACCAGGTCATCGTTCATGTCGGCTGCCTGAGCTTAAAAGACTCTCAGGAACTG GCACGTCACGCCGCGTCCGTAGGAGCCGACGCCATCGCCGTCATCTCTCCGTCTTTCTtcaaacccaaaaatgcag aggCGTTACAGATGTTTCTGAAGGCAGTGGGTGAAGCGGCTCCACAACTTCCTCTCTACTATTATCACTTACCCAGCATGACGGGACTGAaat tGAACGTGAGAGAGGTTCTGGAGGACATCGAGAAGAAGGTTCCTTCGTTCAGAGGGCTGAAGTTCAGCGGAGTGGATTTAAGTGATCTGGGACAGTGCGTCAGTTATTGTCGTCCTCGTGGTTGGTCCGTCCTCTACGGAGTGGAcgag CAACTGCTGGGAGCCTTGGCGCTGGGAGTCAACGGTGCTGTGGGAAG TACGTATAATTACGTGGGTTACTTCATGAACAAGATGTTAAGTGCATTTGAAAAAGGAGACCTCACTCTCGCTCGAAGCCTCCAG tttaaGCTGCAGGATGTCCTCACATTCGCAAACGGTCTAG gCTTCGACCTGGCCATGAACAAGCAGGTGATGAGCGTGTGTTCCGGTCTGCCGATGGGTCCCCCGAGGCTGCCGCTGCTTCCGTCCCCTCCTGACGCCGTTCAGGATGTCGTTAAGAAGCTCCATCAGGACATGGGGACATGTCCTAACTAG